One window of Hymenobacter sp. BRD128 genomic DNA carries:
- a CDS encoding oxidoreductase: MSDTQKTWFITGASTGLGEALASVLLDKGERVVATFRQSPQVEEFTRRKPGQSLGVLVDVTDAAQITGAVAHAIAAFGHLDVVVNNAGYGSLGSIEEITEAETIRQFNVNITGPLRIIRAVLPHLRERRAGHILNVTSVGGFIGMAHAGIYNASKFALEGIGESLAAQLRPLGIHVTNVEPGPFRTKWAGESATYTENKIADYADTVGVGLQASLGRDGNQAGDPVKAAEAMYQLVRLPNPPVHLLLGGFAYQMVRDKLQRLLKEIDDFAYLGEPTDF; the protein is encoded by the coding sequence ATGTCTGATACCCAAAAAACCTGGTTTATTACCGGGGCCTCGACCGGCCTTGGCGAGGCGCTGGCTAGCGTGCTGCTCGACAAGGGCGAGCGCGTGGTGGCCACCTTCCGGCAGTCGCCGCAGGTTGAAGAATTTACCCGGCGCAAGCCCGGCCAGAGCTTGGGCGTGCTGGTCGATGTGACCGACGCTGCCCAGATAACTGGCGCCGTGGCGCACGCTATTGCCGCCTTCGGCCACCTCGATGTGGTGGTGAACAACGCCGGCTACGGCTCGCTGGGCAGCATCGAGGAGATTACCGAAGCCGAAACTATTCGGCAGTTCAACGTGAACATAACGGGGCCTCTGCGCATCATTCGGGCGGTGCTGCCGCACCTGCGCGAGCGCCGGGCCGGCCACATTCTCAACGTAACCTCGGTGGGCGGCTTTATCGGCATGGCGCACGCGGGCATTTACAACGCCTCAAAGTTTGCGCTCGAAGGTATCGGCGAGAGCCTGGCCGCGCAGCTGAGGCCACTGGGCATCCACGTGACCAACGTGGAGCCGGGGCCGTTTCGCACCAAGTGGGCCGGCGAGTCGGCCACCTATACCGAGAATAAAATCGCCGACTACGCCGACACTGTGGGCGTGGGCCTCCAGGCTTCGCTGGGCCGCGACGGCAACCAGGCCGGCGACCCGGTGAAGGCTGCCGAAGCCATGTACCAGCTCGTGCGCCTGCCCAACCCGCCGGTGCATTTGCTGCTCGGCGGCTTCGCTTACCAGATGGTGCGCGACAAATTGCAGCGCCTACTAAAAGAAATCGACGACTTCGCCTACCTCGGCGAGCCAACCGATTTTTAG